The Brenneria rubrifaciens genome has a window encoding:
- a CDS encoding PstS family phosphate ABC transporter substrate-binding protein, protein MNSTRSEQQLTIIGNDGMASLVIPWCDLFCRRYPHISFNCTLKGSSTAIMALGADASWVAPMSRAPWPHELAAFVNAKGYLPTAIHVGYTGHGPRPSAKTPPAIYAHRSNPLPGLTMSQLAAVFSAGAPTGDIACWQQLGLGGKWRSRRIHLYGLRDNGKYATAFRHAYLAERHYPRHYEALADRKAVIEAVAEDPFGLGSLGWCNAAEFSQDVRIVPLASDAENAAFYTPQLSHVELGKYPLSSFISLYVDLPPGAKLSALLKAWLLLTLSPAGQTVIAGQTHSAEGYVPLPPAMLNIQREHVALM, encoded by the coding sequence ATGAATTCAACACGATCAGAGCAACAATTAACCATTATCGGCAACGATGGAATGGCGTCATTGGTCATCCCCTGGTGCGATCTGTTTTGCCGTCGGTATCCTCACATTTCGTTTAACTGCACGTTAAAAGGCTCCTCGACGGCGATTATGGCGCTGGGGGCCGATGCCAGTTGGGTTGCGCCTATGTCGCGCGCGCCCTGGCCGCATGAACTGGCCGCATTTGTCAATGCGAAAGGTTACCTGCCAACGGCGATTCACGTGGGTTATACTGGACATGGCCCGCGTCCGTCCGCGAAAACCCCGCCCGCGATTTATGCGCACCGTTCCAATCCGTTGCCAGGGCTCACGATGTCCCAACTGGCGGCCGTTTTTTCCGCCGGTGCGCCAACCGGCGACATCGCCTGCTGGCAACAACTCGGACTGGGCGGTAAATGGCGGTCACGACGCATTCATCTTTACGGCCTGCGCGATAATGGCAAATATGCAACCGCTTTTCGCCACGCGTATCTGGCAGAGCGCCACTACCCTCGCCATTATGAAGCCCTTGCCGATCGCAAGGCGGTGATTGAGGCGGTAGCGGAAGATCCCTTTGGTTTAGGTTCCCTCGGCTGGTGCAATGCAGCGGAATTTTCCCAGGATGTGCGTATTGTGCCGCTGGCGTCCGATGCGGAAAACGCCGCCTTTTATACACCGCAGTTGTCGCACGTCGAGTTGGGGAAATACCCCCTATCCAGCTTTATTTCGCTGTATGTCGACCTCCCTCCAGGGGCTAAACTCAGCGCCCTGCTTAAAGCGTGGTTGCTGCTGACGCTTTCGCCAGCCGGACAAACGGTGATTGCCGGCCAAACGCACAGTGCGGAAGGCTATGTTCCTCTGCCCCCGGCAATGCTGAACATTCAGCGTGAACACGTTGCGCTCATGTAG
- a CDS encoding tetratricopeptide repeat protein, producing the protein MTSRLRKTVVAVLLGTLLTGSLLPVQAEIQDRLPDIGTTAGGTLSINQELAMGDFYVRQLRAGAPLINDPLLSNYINQLGNRLVKQADSVRTPFHFFLIRNDDINAFAFFGGNVVLHSALFRYADNESELASVLAHEISHVTQRHLARTMESQQRNAPLTWVGALGSILLAMANPQLGMAALSGTMAGTQQGMITFTQANEQEADRIGIQVLQRAGFNAQAMPDFMQKLADQSRYASKPPEILLTHPLPESRLADARNRANQMRSTPVQSSQDFLLAKVRSFGMYGSIDKPLSDDLLDAWAKGNTREQLAAQYGQAIRFYQAKKYDEARNVLQPLLNKAPASPWFLDLMTDIDLGQNRAAQAINRLQNASGVQNNPVLQLNLANAYVEGKQPAAASRILYRYTYAHPDDPNGWDLLAQASAAQGLRAEELSARAESMALSGQLDQSIRLLSNASSQVKLGSLEQARYDARIDQLRLLQQRFQQYQKS; encoded by the coding sequence ATGACTAGCCGGTTAAGAAAAACGGTCGTTGCCGTCCTGCTGGGGACATTGCTGACCGGTTCACTGCTTCCCGTTCAGGCCGAAATTCAGGACAGGCTGCCTGATATCGGCACCACCGCCGGCGGCACGCTCAGCATCAATCAGGAACTGGCGATGGGCGATTTTTATGTCCGCCAGCTACGGGCCGGCGCGCCGCTGATTAACGATCCTTTGCTGTCCAATTACATCAATCAGTTGGGAAACCGGCTGGTAAAACAGGCGGATTCGGTGCGCACCCCTTTCCACTTTTTCCTGATTCGCAATGATGACATCAACGCCTTCGCCTTTTTTGGCGGCAACGTGGTGCTGCACTCGGCTCTGTTTCGCTACGCGGACAACGAAAGCGAACTGGCCTCGGTACTGGCGCATGAAATTTCGCACGTTACCCAGCGTCATCTGGCCCGAACCATGGAGTCGCAGCAGCGTAACGCGCCGCTGACCTGGGTGGGTGCGCTCGGCTCCATTCTCCTGGCGATGGCGAATCCTCAGTTGGGGATGGCGGCGTTGAGCGGGACGATGGCGGGCACCCAGCAGGGAATGATCACCTTTACTCAGGCTAATGAACAGGAAGCGGATCGCATCGGTATTCAGGTGCTGCAACGTGCCGGCTTCAATGCGCAAGCCATGCCCGACTTCATGCAAAAGCTGGCCGACCAGTCACGTTATGCCTCGAAACCGCCGGAGATTCTGCTTACCCACCCCTTGCCCGAAAGCCGTCTGGCCGATGCGCGTAACCGCGCCAATCAAATGCGCTCAACGCCGGTTCAATCATCGCAGGATTTTCTGTTGGCGAAAGTGCGTAGCTTTGGCATGTATGGCTCTATCGACAAACCGCTTAGCGACGACCTGCTGGATGCCTGGGCAAAAGGCAATACGCGTGAGCAGTTGGCCGCCCAATACGGGCAGGCGATCCGCTTTTATCAGGCAAAAAAATACGATGAGGCGCGCAATGTGTTGCAGCCTTTGCTGAACAAAGCGCCTGCTAGTCCGTGGTTTCTTGACTTGATGACCGACATTGATCTGGGGCAAAACCGCGCTGCACAGGCCATTAACCGGCTGCAAAACGCCTCAGGAGTACAAAACAACCCTGTGCTGCAACTCAACCTGGCGAACGCTTACGTTGAGGGAAAACAGCCAGCCGCCGCGAGCAGAATTCTCTATCGTTATACTTATGCGCATCCTGACGATCCCAACGGCTGGGATCTGCTGGCGCAAGCTTCCGCCGCACAGGGATTACGCGCGGAAGAATTATCGGCCAGAGCGGAAAGCATGGCGCTCAGCGGACAACTCGACCAATCCATACGCCTGCTCAGCAATGCCAGTTCACAGGTCAAACTCGGCAGTCTCGAACAGGCCCGCTACGATGCCCGTATCGACCAGTTGCGTCTGCTTCAGCAGCGTTTCCAACAGTACCAGAAATCCTGA
- a CDS encoding MurR/RpiR family transcriptional regulator produces the protein MKTSNNKRKRATTDLYGERFRNRKHLLSPGLFTVATYIHKHKGAILDKTAIEIAAETNTSDATVVRAIQALGFSGLRDLKNVLASYLGETLSSAARMASTVSALTPDTNASVDFVLEGYRYTCQMLAEEKNRQALSQATILLQGSARVAIFGLGASSILAEYTARLFNRNGKPAYVLNRTGGSLTEQLIGMAQGDVLIMMAQGSAHREGVTTLEEARRLGIPIILLTGASDSLFIKEADIVIFIPRSAEAGKIPIHGTPLICLEILVLALAASMPQIPLKTMNRLYELGNSIAKPKKPLR, from the coding sequence ATGAAGACATCAAATAACAAAAGAAAACGCGCCACCACGGATCTTTATGGCGAGCGGTTTCGTAACCGAAAGCACTTACTTTCTCCTGGTCTGTTCACGGTCGCCACATACATCCATAAACACAAAGGCGCGATCCTGGATAAAACGGCCATTGAAATTGCGGCTGAAACCAACACCTCTGACGCCACGGTGGTTCGTGCTATCCAGGCATTGGGGTTTTCCGGGTTGCGCGATCTGAAAAACGTATTGGCAAGCTATCTGGGAGAAACTCTTTCCTCTGCAGCGCGGATGGCGTCAACGGTCAGCGCGTTGACGCCGGATACCAACGCCAGCGTCGACTTCGTATTGGAAGGATACCGTTACACCTGCCAGATGCTTGCCGAAGAAAAAAACCGTCAGGCGCTATCGCAGGCGACGATATTGCTTCAGGGATCGGCGCGGGTGGCTATTTTTGGCCTGGGCGCCTCTTCGATTCTTGCGGAATATACCGCCCGGCTGTTTAACCGCAACGGCAAGCCCGCCTATGTGTTAAACCGCACCGGCGGGTCATTAACCGAGCAGCTCATCGGAATGGCTCAGGGAGATGTGCTGATCATGATGGCCCAGGGCAGCGCTCACCGGGAAGGAGTGACGACATTAGAAGAGGCTCGCCGTCTGGGTATCCCGATCATTCTGCTGACCGGCGCGAGTGATTCCTTGTTCATCAAGGAGGCGGATATCGTCATTTTTATTCCCCGCAGCGCGGAAGCAGGAAAAATTCCGATTCATGGCACGCCGCTCATTTGTCTCGAAATATTGGTGTTAGCCCTCGCCGCTTCAATGCCGCAGATACCGCTGAAAACCATGAATCGGCTGTATGAACTGGGTAATTCCATAGCAAAACCGAAAAAGCCTCTGCGATAA
- the hda gene encoding DnaA inactivator Hda: protein MLEVILNTPAQLSLPLYLPDDETFASFHPGENASLLAAITNALRQEHGSYIYFWSREGGGRSHLLHAACADLSRYGRAVGYVPLDKRAYFVPEVLDGMEQLALVCIDNIESIAGDEAWEMAVFNLYNRIQETDHARLLISGDRPPRQLNLRLPDLSSRLDWGQIYKLQPLSDQEKGEALQLRAKLRGFELPEDVSRFLLKRLDREMRTLFMTLDQLDHASITAQRKLTIPFVKEILGL, encoded by the coding sequence TTGCTTGAGGTAATTCTGAACACGCCGGCACAGCTTTCATTGCCACTTTATTTACCGGATGATGAAACATTCGCCAGTTTCCATCCGGGAGAGAACGCGTCCCTTCTCGCCGCCATAACCAATGCGCTGCGTCAGGAGCACGGCAGTTATATTTACTTCTGGTCGCGGGAGGGGGGAGGCCGTAGTCATCTGCTTCATGCGGCCTGTGCCGATTTATCCCGTTATGGTCGGGCGGTTGGCTATGTGCCGTTGGATAAACGCGCCTATTTCGTGCCTGAAGTGCTGGATGGCATGGAGCAACTGGCGCTGGTGTGCATCGATAATATCGAATCCATTGCAGGTGATGAAGCCTGGGAAATGGCCGTCTTCAATCTCTATAACCGCATTCAGGAAACCGACCATGCCCGGTTGCTGATTTCCGGCGATCGTCCTCCGCGTCAACTGAATCTGCGGCTTCCCGACCTCTCTTCACGCCTGGACTGGGGGCAGATTTACAAGTTGCAACCGCTGTCCGATCAAGAGAAAGGCGAGGCGTTGCAACTGCGGGCGAAACTCCGTGGCTTTGAACTGCCGGAAGATGTCAGCCGTTTTTTGCTTAAACGTCTGGACCGTGAAATGCGTACTCTGTTTATGACGCTGGATCAGCTCGATCATGCCTCCATCACCGCCCAGCGCAAGCTGACCATTCCTTTTGTGAAAGAGATCCTCGGGCTGTAG
- a CDS encoding PstS family phosphate ABC transporter substrate-binding protein: MNADFFAGKARPDHGDSAGEISNRLNERFPPDNPFPAGVIRITGAADAATLLEKIIEAFRLFYPNIQVETDLRGEASAFAYLINARATMAIVEREITLAEAVPYKKQVGTAPFALRVAIGSHGTTACPASSLGVYVHRSNPLKKLTLAQLTRIFTLGNPGGDYSRWGQLGLEQHWQAGGIFPLTTAEDSALIGYMQKYHFAGRELHANCEYFPDTDALLARLENHPYGIGIAEIGRETPDLRMLSLAYDGQPAFSSEQPTASVGGAYPLARFLYLYLPLKNPPVADGAALEFSRFILSRQGQKIIADHAERFTPLDEADADKQLALLTVHS, from the coding sequence TTGAATGCAGACTTTTTTGCCGGTAAAGCCCGGCCCGATCACGGCGACAGCGCCGGTGAAATATCCAACAGGCTAAATGAACGTTTCCCACCGGATAATCCGTTTCCCGCCGGTGTTATTCGGATCACCGGCGCCGCTGACGCCGCTACCCTGCTTGAGAAGATCATTGAAGCATTCAGGCTGTTCTATCCCAATATTCAGGTTGAAACCGACTTGCGGGGTGAAGCCTCGGCTTTCGCTTATCTCATCAACGCCAGAGCGACGATGGCAATAGTGGAGAGAGAAATTACCCTGGCGGAAGCCGTACCTTATAAGAAACAAGTCGGTACCGCCCCTTTTGCCCTTCGCGTTGCCATCGGCTCGCATGGCACAACCGCGTGCCCGGCCAGCTCTTTGGGGGTTTATGTTCATCGCAGCAATCCATTGAAAAAATTAACTCTCGCCCAGTTGACGCGCATTTTTACGCTCGGCAATCCAGGCGGGGATTATTCCCGTTGGGGACAGTTGGGACTGGAACAGCATTGGCAAGCAGGGGGTATTTTCCCCCTCACTACCGCAGAAGACAGCGCGCTCATCGGTTATATGCAAAAATACCATTTTGCCGGGCGCGAGCTTCATGCTAACTGTGAATACTTCCCGGATACCGATGCGCTGCTCGCAAGACTGGAAAACCATCCCTATGGGATAGGCATTGCTGAAATAGGAAGGGAAACGCCCGATTTACGTATGCTATCTCTGGCTTATGATGGCCAACCCGCTTTCTCATCGGAACAACCAACGGCCAGCGTCGGCGGCGCTTACCCGCTGGCCCGTTTTCTTTACCTGTACCTGCCGCTCAAAAATCCCCCTGTGGCGGATGGCGCGGCGCTGGAATTTTCACGGTTTATTCTCTCCCGGCAGGGACAGAAAATCATCGCGGATCACGCTGAACGCTTTACCCCGCTTGATGAGGCTGACGCAGACAAACAACTGGCATTATTGACGGTTCACTCATGA
- the upp gene encoding uracil phosphoribosyltransferase — MKIVEVKHPLVKHKLGLMREHDISTKRFRELASEVGSLLTYEATADLATEKVTIEGWCGPVEVDQIKGKKITVVPILRAGLGMMEGVLENVPSARISVVGIYRNEETLEPVPYFQKLVSHIEERMALVVDPMLATGGSMIATIDLLKKAGCQCIKVLVLVAAPEGIAALEKAHPDVELYTASIDKGLNERGYIMPGLGDAGDKIFGTK; from the coding sequence ATGAAGATCGTCGAGGTGAAACACCCGCTCGTCAAACACAAACTGGGTCTGATGCGTGAGCACGATATCAGTACCAAGCGTTTTCGTGAGCTGGCTTCCGAAGTCGGCAGTTTATTGACCTATGAAGCAACCGCCGATTTAGCCACCGAAAAAGTGACCATTGAGGGGTGGTGCGGCCCGGTTGAAGTCGATCAAATCAAAGGCAAAAAAATTACCGTTGTGCCTATCTTGCGCGCAGGTCTGGGGATGATGGAAGGCGTGTTGGAAAATGTTCCCAGCGCACGTATCAGCGTTGTCGGTATCTACCGTAATGAAGAGACGCTGGAACCGGTGCCCTATTTCCAAAAGCTGGTTTCTCACATCGAAGAACGGATGGCGCTGGTGGTGGACCCGATGCTGGCGACCGGCGGTTCAATGATTGCCACGATTGACCTGCTGAAAAAAGCGGGCTGTCAATGCATCAAGGTGCTGGTATTGGTTGCGGCGCCGGAAGGGATCGCCGCGCTGGAGAAAGCGCACCCGGACGTCGAGTTGTATACGGCGTCGATTGATAAGGGGCTTAACGAGCGTGGTTACATCATGCCGGGTCTGGGCGATGCAGGCGATAAAATATTTGGTACTAAATAG
- the bcp gene encoding thioredoxin-dependent thiol peroxidase, with amino-acid sequence MNTLKAGDIAPKFSLPDQDGEQVNLTDFQGQKVLVYFYPKAMTPGCTVQACGLRDNMDDLKKYGVEVVGISTDRPEKLSLFAEKELLNFTLLSDENHEVSEGFGVWGEKTFMGKTYDGIHRISFLIDENGKVEKVFDDFKTSNHHDIVLDYLRTV; translated from the coding sequence ATGAATACACTGAAAGCCGGCGATATCGCACCGAAATTTAGCTTGCCCGACCAGGACGGCGAACAAGTAAATTTAACCGACTTCCAGGGACAGAAAGTGTTGGTGTATTTCTACCCTAAAGCCATGACGCCAGGCTGTACCGTGCAGGCATGCGGACTGCGTGACAACATGGACGACCTGAAAAAATATGGCGTTGAAGTCGTGGGTATCAGTACCGACAGGCCTGAAAAACTGTCTCTCTTCGCCGAGAAAGAGCTATTGAATTTCACGCTGTTATCTGATGAAAACCATGAAGTTTCAGAAGGATTCGGCGTGTGGGGTGAAAAGACGTTCATGGGGAAAACCTATGACGGTATTCACCGCATCAGCTTCCTGATTGACGAAAACGGTAAAGTGGAGAAGGTTTTTGACGATTTCAAAACCAGTAATCACCACGACATCGTTCTCGACTACCTGAGAACCGTCTGA
- a CDS encoding glycine cleavage system transcriptional repressor: protein MLPSSQVHYLVITALGVDRPGIVNAITRHVSSCGCNIEDSRLAMLGKEFTFIMLLSGSWNAITLIESTLPLKGAEMDLLIVMKRTESQARPPVPSTVWVKVDVADSPHIIERFTDLFDSHRMNIAELVSKTQNAEGEKPAQLYIQITAHSPAMLDGAIIEPAFYQLCTELHAQGSISVVNYPQHEEKDGE from the coding sequence ATTTTGCCGAGCTCACAAGTGCACTATCTGGTTATTACTGCGCTGGGCGTCGATCGCCCCGGAATTGTTAACGCCATTACCCGCCACGTCAGCAGTTGCGGCTGTAATATAGAAGATAGTCGTCTTGCCATGCTGGGCAAAGAGTTCACGTTTATTATGCTGCTTTCTGGGAGTTGGAACGCGATTACGCTGATCGAGTCCACGCTGCCGTTGAAAGGGGCGGAAATGGATCTACTGATCGTCATGAAACGCACCGAATCTCAGGCAAGGCCGCCAGTGCCTTCCACCGTATGGGTGAAAGTGGATGTGGCCGACTCCCCCCATATTATTGAGCGTTTCACCGATCTGTTTGATTCCCACCGGATGAACATTGCCGAATTGGTTTCCAAAACGCAAAACGCCGAAGGCGAGAAGCCGGCGCAGTTGTATATTCAGATCACCGCGCACAGTCCTGCGATGCTGGATGGGGCAATTATTGAGCCAGCCTTCTATCAGCTATGTACAGAACTGCACGCACAAGGCAGTATTAGCGTCGTGAACTATCCACAGCATGAAGAGAAAGATGGAGAGTAG
- the purM gene encoding phosphoribosylformylglycinamidine cyclo-ligase, with translation MTDKTSLSYKDAGVDIDAGNALVDRIKGVVKQTRRPEVMGGLGGFGALCALPQKYREPILVSGTDGVGTKLRLAMDLKRHDTIGIDLVAMCVNDLVVQGAEPLFFLDYYATGKLDVDTAASVITGIAEGCKQSGCALVGGETAEMPGMYHGEDYDVAGFCVGVVEKSEIIDGSKVQSGDVLIALASSGPHSNGYSLVRKILEVSQADPEQFILEGKPLADHLLAPTKIYVKSILSLIEKVDVHAISHLTGGGFWENIPRVLPEGMQATIDESSWAWPAVFNWLQQAGNVSRHEMYRTFNCGVGMIIAMPTEQADEAIALLNSSGENAWKIGVITQTDAGDAVVIN, from the coding sequence GTGACCGACAAAACCTCTCTCAGCTATAAAGACGCAGGTGTGGATATTGATGCTGGCAACGCATTGGTAGACCGCATCAAAGGTGTAGTGAAACAGACTCGCCGCCCGGAAGTCATGGGCGGGCTGGGTGGTTTCGGCGCCTTATGCGCCTTGCCGCAAAAATACCGTGAACCGATTCTGGTTTCCGGCACTGACGGAGTCGGCACCAAACTGCGTCTGGCGATGGATCTTAAGCGTCACGATACGATTGGCATCGATCTGGTCGCCATGTGCGTTAACGATCTGGTCGTACAGGGCGCCGAACCGCTCTTTTTCCTCGACTATTACGCCACCGGCAAACTGGATGTGGATACGGCCGCCAGCGTCATCACCGGTATCGCGGAAGGCTGCAAACAGTCTGGCTGTGCGCTGGTCGGCGGCGAAACCGCTGAAATGCCGGGCATGTACCACGGCGAAGATTACGACGTGGCGGGTTTCTGCGTTGGCGTGGTTGAGAAATCCGAAATCATTGATGGCAGCAAAGTACAATCCGGCGATGTTCTGATTGCCCTCGCGTCCAGCGGTCCGCACTCGAACGGTTACTCGCTGGTACGAAAAATCCTTGAAGTCAGCCAGGCCGATCCCGAGCAGTTTATACTGGAAGGTAAGCCGCTGGCCGACCACCTGCTGGCGCCGACCAAAATTTACGTGAAATCCATCCTCTCCCTGATTGAAAAAGTTGACGTACACGCGATCTCCCACCTGACCGGCGGCGGCTTCTGGGAAAATATTCCTCGCGTACTGCCGGAAGGCATGCAGGCGACGATCGACGAATCCAGTTGGGCTTGGCCGGCGGTGTTTAACTGGCTGCAACAGGCTGGCAATGTCAGCCGTCACGAAATGTATCGCACTTTTAACTGTGGTGTTGGTATGATCATCGCAATGCCGACCGAGCAGGCAGACGAGGCCATCGCGTTGTTGAACAGCAGTGGCGAAAACGCATGGAAAATCGGCGTCATTACGCAAACCGATGCCGGAGACGCAGTGGTCATTAACTGA
- the uraA gene encoding uracil permease, which yields MTRRAIGVSERPPLLQTIPLSFQHLFAMFGATVLVPILFKINPATVLLFNGIGTLLYLFICKGKIPAYLGSSFAFISPVLLLLPLGYEVALGGFIMCGALFCLVALIVKKAGTGWLGVLFPPAAMGAIVAVIGLELAGVAAGMAGLLPADGTAMDTTAVTISLFTLAVTILGTVLFRGFLAIIPILIGVLAGYALSFLLGVVDFTSIGEARWFALPTFYTPRFEWFAILTVLPAALVVIAEHVGHLVVTANIVKKDLMREPGLHRSLFANGISTILSGFFGSTPNTTYGENIGVLAITRVYSTWVIGGAAIIAILLACVGKLAAAIQAVPVPVMGGVSLLLYGVIGASGIRVLIESKVDYNKAQNLILTSVILIIGVSGAKVHLGATELKGMALATVVGIGMSLLFKVISLFRKEEAIIDAPDAEERSLR from the coding sequence ATGACTCGTCGCGCCATCGGGGTAAGTGAACGTCCACCCTTGTTACAAACCATCCCGCTGAGCTTTCAACATCTGTTCGCGATGTTCGGCGCCACCGTTCTGGTGCCTATCCTATTCAAAATCAACCCGGCGACGGTACTGCTCTTCAACGGTATTGGCACGTTGCTTTATTTGTTTATCTGCAAAGGCAAGATCCCTGCCTACCTGGGCTCCAGTTTTGCATTCATTTCACCGGTATTGCTGCTATTACCGTTGGGCTATGAGGTTGCGCTGGGCGGCTTTATCATGTGCGGCGCGCTGTTCTGTCTGGTGGCGCTGATTGTTAAAAAAGCCGGCACCGGTTGGCTGGGTGTGTTGTTCCCGCCAGCGGCGATGGGGGCGATCGTGGCGGTCATCGGCCTCGAACTGGCGGGCGTTGCCGCTGGTATGGCCGGATTATTGCCTGCCGACGGTACGGCAATGGATACCACCGCCGTCACTATTTCACTGTTCACGCTGGCGGTGACAATCCTCGGAACGGTACTATTTCGGGGCTTTCTGGCGATTATCCCGATTTTGATTGGCGTATTGGCGGGGTATGCGCTGTCGTTTCTCCTGGGCGTGGTGGATTTTACCTCCATCGGCGAGGCGCGCTGGTTTGCGCTGCCAACCTTTTATACGCCGCGTTTTGAATGGTTCGCCATTCTGACGGTTTTGCCCGCCGCCTTAGTGGTGATCGCCGAGCATGTCGGCCATCTGGTGGTGACGGCGAACATCGTCAAGAAAGATCTTATGCGCGAGCCGGGGTTGCATCGTTCCCTGTTCGCCAACGGTATTTCTACCATTCTGTCTGGATTCTTTGGTTCAACACCCAATACCACCTACGGTGAAAACATCGGCGTACTGGCTATCACCAGGGTATACAGTACCTGGGTCATCGGCGGTGCGGCGATCATCGCCATTCTGCTCGCCTGCGTCGGTAAACTGGCCGCGGCGATACAGGCCGTACCGGTTCCGGTAATGGGCGGCGTGTCGTTACTGTTGTATGGGGTAATCGGCGCGTCGGGTATCCGCGTGCTGATTGAATCCAAAGTGGACTACAACAAAGCGCAGAACCTGATTCTGACCTCGGTGATCCTGATCATCGGCGTCAGCGGCGCCAAAGTACATCTGGGCGCGACCGAACTGAAAGGCATGGCGCTGGCTACCGTGGTGGGTATCGGTATGAGCCTGTTATTCAAGGTGATTAGCCTGTTCCGCAAAGAAGAGGCGATTATTGATGCGCCTGACGCGGAAGAAAGGTCGCTGCGCTAA
- the arsC gene encoding arsenate reductase (glutaredoxin) (This arsenate reductase requires both glutathione and glutaredoxin to convert arsenate to arsenite, after which the efflux transporter formed by ArsA and ArsB can extrude the arsenite from the cell, providing resistance.): MAQHVTIYHNPRCSKSRETLALLRQHGIEPDVVHYLDTPPDADTLTRLIQQLGLSSARDLMRKKDALYPQLNLSEPSLTEAELIQAMADNPGLIERPVVVVGQQARIGRPPEQVLEIL; this comes from the coding sequence GTGGCTCAACACGTAACGATTTACCACAACCCGCGCTGTTCCAAGAGCCGTGAAACGCTGGCGCTGCTACGTCAGCACGGCATTGAACCCGATGTGGTGCACTATCTGGATACGCCCCCCGATGCGGATACGCTGACCCGTTTAATTCAGCAACTCGGCCTGAGCAGCGCTCGTGACCTGATGCGCAAGAAAGACGCGCTTTACCCGCAGTTGAATCTTTCTGAACCATCACTGACAGAGGCGGAGCTGATTCAGGCGATGGCCGATAATCCGGGGCTAATCGAGCGTCCTGTGGTGGTGGTCGGGCAACAGGCCCGCATTGGGCGTCCGCCCGAGCAAGTATTGGAAATACTATAA
- the purN gene encoding phosphoribosylglycinamide formyltransferase, with the protein MKNIVVLISGQGSNLQALIDACKGGRTKAKIAAVFSNNPEALGLQIAQDADIPAHTLSPEDFPDRVAYDAALAQEIEQYQPALVVLAGYMRILSPDFVAQFAGKLLNIHPSLLPKYPGLHTHRKALENGDTVHGTSVHFVTDELDGGPLILQAKVPVFSNDTEETLNARVQTQEHTIYPMVVNWFLNGRLLMRENQAWLDGVRIPPQGYAAE; encoded by the coding sequence ATGAAAAACATCGTTGTCTTGATATCAGGTCAGGGAAGCAATTTGCAGGCGTTGATTGACGCCTGCAAGGGCGGACGGACTAAAGCAAAGATAGCCGCGGTATTCAGCAACAACCCTGAAGCCCTCGGCTTACAGATTGCACAGGATGCGGATATTCCGGCGCATACCCTCAGCCCGGAAGACTTCCCCGATCGCGTGGCCTACGATGCGGCCCTGGCGCAGGAAATCGAACAGTATCAACCGGCGCTGGTGGTGCTGGCGGGCTATATGCGGATTCTGAGTCCCGATTTTGTCGCGCAGTTTGCCGGTAAATTGCTCAATATCCACCCCTCGCTGTTGCCGAAATATCCTGGACTGCATACGCACCGCAAAGCGCTGGAAAACGGCGATACCGTACACGGCACGTCCGTGCATTTTGTGACGGATGAGCTGGATGGCGGGCCGCTGATTTTGCAGGCGAAAGTCCCCGTGTTCAGCAACGACACGGAAGAAACGTTGAACGCACGCGTGCAAACACAGGAACACACGATCTATCCCATGGTCGTGAATTGGTTTCTGAATGGTCGCCTGCTCATGCGCGAAAACCAGGCGTGGCTGGATGGCGTTCGCATTCCGCCCCAGGGTTATGCGGCGGAATAA